The genomic window GCGCTCGTCGGCGTCCACCGTCGTCGATTCGCGCAGGGCGATGCGAGGGTCCTCGCCGATGTGACGCACCCCGATGCGATAGAGCTCGCCGGTGCCCGCCTGGGCGGCGATCAGCGCCTCCAGCGACGGATGACCGGATGCCGCGGCATCCGCTTCGCCGAGCGACGCGAGGTCGGCCGGTTCGACCGAGGTGAACTCGATCACGCCGACTTGCGTGCGCTGCCGCCCGCCGACCCGGGCGCGGGGTTCGGACCAGCGCCGGTAGACCCGGTCGATCCGGCCGGAGACGATGCCGTCCAGGACGTCGCGACGGAACAGCACGGCGGGGCCTTGCGTCAATCGATGAGATCGGATGCCGCGAGCCGACGGAGCACCTCGCGGCCGGCCGGGGGGCACCGGTCGGCGTCGGCGGTGGTCACCCAGTGCAGGGCGCCGACCTCGCCGGACGCGACCGGGGAGGCATCCGTCTTCGCCCGGAAGACGGCCATGCGCACGTGACGGCCGTCGGGTTCGCCGTGCGCCAACGTGCGCACCTCGAACAGCTCGGCCAGCTCGGCCGGGTCGAGCTGCAGACCGACCTCCTCGAACGCCTCGCGCGCGGCGGCCTGCGCAGCCGTCTCACCCGGGTCGATCTTGCCGCCCGGCATGTAGTGCACCTCGCGACCGCGGGCCGTGACCATCAGCACGTGACGGTCGCGCACGAGCGCGATCGCGGAGACGAGCAGGTCGGGGAGGGGCATCCGATCAGGCTACTCGCGATCACCCGGCGGGCGGCGCGAGGCCGAGGCGGGGATAGAGGATCGTGAATCCCTCGGTCAGGCCGCCCGAAAGGGCGTCGCCGCCATGGCCGGCGCCGGGGACCTCGTAGTACGTGACCTGCATGCCGGCGGCCTTGGCGGCATCGGCATTGCGCTGGACGCCGGGGATGTACCCCGGATCTTGGCCGCCGACCGTGAAGACGGCGACGGTGTCCGCGTACGGCCCCTTCTGCGCCATGATGCTCGTCGGCTTCACCGCGTCGTACGCCGCCTGGTCGCCGTTGAACGTGTTCTGCAGCACCTGGTCGGCGATGTCGGCACCCTGGTACTCCTCGCCTGAGATGTCGAGGATGTCGCCGAACACCTCCGGGTACTTCGACCCGAAGTACAGGGAGCATTGGCCGCCGTTCGAATACCCCGCGACGGTCCAGAATTTCGGGCCGTTCAGCACGTGCAGGTTCGCGCGGGCCCACGGCACCACGTCCTGCATGACGTACGTCTCGACCTTGCCCTGGGCGGTGTCCAGGCACAGCGGATCGGTCGATGGGTCGCTGAGCTGGTCGATCACGAGCGCGATCGGGGCGAGCCCCTTGTTCTTCGCCGCGAACGGCTCCAGGGCGGCCGCGATGTACTGGGGGTCGGGATCGCCGGGCTGTCCCATCATGAAGATGACGAGCGGCAGGGCGGGCGGGTTCTCGACGAGCGCCGCCGGCGGCAGGTAGATCGACGCCGGCCGCGCGGGGAACCCGGAGTTCGTGTTCGGGATACCGCCCTGCACCAGCCCGGTCGTCCCCTGCGCGGGCAGGTCGGCGGGCGGCTGCCAGGTCTGGTACAGCGGTTCGGCGGGATCGGGGGCATCCGTCGGCGGTGGCGTCGGAATCGGGATCGGCTTGTCCGTGCTGATGTGCAGCAGCCCGCCGATCGTCGGCGTCAGCCCGTACGCCGCATTGATCGAGAACACCGCCGTCAGCACGAACACCACCGCTCCGATGCCCGCGATGAGCTTGCGCCACCACCGTGAACCCCAGAGGTTCGCGATCGCGAGGAGCACGCCCGCGAACGCCGCGGGCACCCAGATCCAGACGGAGTCGTCGACGGGGCCGCCGAAGCTGTCGAGCACGTTCACGGCCACGAACACGATCGCGTACCCGACGAGCGCGCCGAGGAACACCGCCATGAACGCCCCGAACGCCCACTTCAGCGTCGGGCGCTTGCCGAGGAGGTAGATGAAGATCGCGGCGCTCAGCACCCAGCACGTAAACAGGAACGGCTCGTTCGCGACGTTCAGGTCCAGGAACCAGTCCCACATGCTTCCGCCTCCCCCCGGATGTTCCTCAAGATAGCGGCCGCGTGACCGGGCGCACGAGAGCGACGCGACGATCTCGCCCGTAGGATGGTGGACGTCTGCGCACGTCGCGACCTTCCACACCGAATGCCCCATTGGAGCCACCATGGCCGCAGCCAGCCGTCTCGATTCCGTCATCACCCTCGCCCAGCACCGCGGCTTCGTCTTCCAGGCGGGTGAGATCTACGGCGGCTCCCGTTCGGCGTGGGACTACGGCCCCCTCGGCGTCGAGCTCAAGGAGAACATCAAGCGCCAGTGGTGGCGCTACATGGTGCAGAGCCGCGACGACATCGTCGGGCTCGACTCGAGCGTCATCCTGCCCAAGCAGGTGTGGGAGGCCTCCGGCCACGTCGAGGTGTTCTCCGACCCGCTCGTCGAGTGCCTGCACTGCCACAAGCGGTTCCGCGAGGACCACCTGATCGAGGCGTTCGAGGAGAAGAAGGGCCGCGCGCCCGAGGGCGGCCTCGCCGAGATCGTCTGCACCAACTGCGGCACCCGCGGCCAGTGGACCGAGCCGCGCGCCTTCTCGGGCCTGCTGAAGACCTACCTCGGCGTCGTCGACGACGAGTCGGGCCTGCACTACCTGCGCCCCGAGACCGCGCAGGGCATCTTCGTGAACTTCGCCAACGTGCTGCAGACCGCGCGCATGAAGCCGCCGTTCGGCATCGGGCAGATCGGCAAGTCGTTCCGCAACGAGATCACTCCCGGCAACTTCATCTTCCGCACGCGCGAGTTCGAGCAGATGGAGATGGAGTACTTCGTCGAGCCCGGCACCGACGAGGAATGGTTCGACTACTGGATCCAGCACTGCTGGGACTGGTTCGTCGACCTCGGCATCGACACCGACAACATCCGCTTCTTCGAGCACCCGAAGGAGAAGCTCTCCCACTACTCGAAGCGCACCATCGACATCGAGTACCGGTTCGGCTTCGCGAGCGGCGAGTGGGGCGAGCTCATGGGCGTCGCGAACCGCACCGACTTCGACCTCTCGACCCACTCGAAGCACTCGGGCAAGGACCTGTCGTACTTCGACCAAGCGAAGAACG from Agromyces sp. LHK192 includes these protein-coding regions:
- a CDS encoding ASCH domain-containing protein, encoding MTQGPAVLFRRDVLDGIVSGRIDRVYRRWSEPRARVGGRQRTQVGVIEFTSVEPADLASLGEADAAASGHPSLEALIAAQAGTGELYRIGVRHIGEDPRIALRESTTVDADERRAIDARLAGMDARSPRGPWARDTLRLLAENPGVRAADLAATAGVETQPWKRDVRKLKELGLTESLELGYRLSPRGRAYLDGP
- a CDS encoding NUDIX domain-containing protein, which gives rise to MPLPDLLVSAIALVRDRHVLMVTARGREVHYMPGGKIDPGETAAQAAAREAFEEVGLQLDPAELAELFEVRTLAHGEPDGRHVRMAVFRAKTDASPVASGEVGALHWVTTADADRCPPAGREVLRRLAASDLID
- a CDS encoding esterase family protein, producing MWDWFLDLNVANEPFLFTCWVLSAAIFIYLLGKRPTLKWAFGAFMAVFLGALVGYAIVFVAVNVLDSFGGPVDDSVWIWVPAAFAGVLLAIANLWGSRWWRKLIAGIGAVVFVLTAVFSINAAYGLTPTIGGLLHISTDKPIPIPTPPPTDAPDPAEPLYQTWQPPADLPAQGTTGLVQGGIPNTNSGFPARPASIYLPPAALVENPPALPLVIFMMGQPGDPDPQYIAAALEPFAAKNKGLAPIALVIDQLSDPSTDPLCLDTAQGKVETYVMQDVVPWARANLHVLNGPKFWTVAGYSNGGQCSLYFGSKYPEVFGDILDISGEEYQGADIADQVLQNTFNGDQAAYDAVKPTSIMAQKGPYADTVAVFTVGGQDPGYIPGVQRNADAAKAAGMQVTYYEVPGAGHGGDALSGGLTEGFTILYPRLGLAPPAG
- a CDS encoding glycine--tRNA ligase, whose amino-acid sequence is MAAASRLDSVITLAQHRGFVFQAGEIYGGSRSAWDYGPLGVELKENIKRQWWRYMVQSRDDIVGLDSSVILPKQVWEASGHVEVFSDPLVECLHCHKRFREDHLIEAFEEKKGRAPEGGLAEIVCTNCGTRGQWTEPRAFSGLLKTYLGVVDDESGLHYLRPETAQGIFVNFANVLQTARMKPPFGIGQIGKSFRNEITPGNFIFRTREFEQMEMEYFVEPGTDEEWFDYWIQHCWDWFVDLGIDTDNIRFFEHPKEKLSHYSKRTIDIEYRFGFASGEWGELMGVANRTDFDLSTHSKHSGKDLSYFDQAKNERWVPYVIEPAFGLTRALMAFLVDAYHVEQVPNAKGGTDSRTVLRLDPRLAPVKAAVLPLSRNEKLSPLARDLAAKLRRSWNVDFDDAGAIGRRYRRQDEIGTPYCITVDFDSLEDDAVTVRDRDTMQQERVPLAEIEGYLASRLVGA